In one Acomys russatus chromosome 15, mAcoRus1.1, whole genome shotgun sequence genomic region, the following are encoded:
- the Pmf1 gene encoding polyamine-modulated factor 1, producing MAEASGDNEAVEKAPEGSSPGSVPVDATISRVKLLDTIVDTFLQKLVAATSYERFTNCYKHFHQLNPEMTKRVYDKFVAQLQTSIREEISEIKEEGNLETVLNSLDKIIEGGDAHGKPAWRPSGIPEKDLCSVMAPYFLKQQETLCRQVRKQEAKNQELAEAVLVGRKQVEELQQQVQALQQAWQALHREQKELLSVLRAPE from the exons ATGGCCGAGGCGAGCGGCGATAACGAGGCTGTGGAGAAGGCGCCCGAGGGCTCATCTCCGGGATCCGTGCCAGTCGACGCGACCATCTCCAGGGTGAAGCTCCTCGACACCATAGTAGATACTTTTCTCCAGAAACTGGTCGCGGCCACGAG CTATGAGAGATTCACCAACTGTTATAAGCACTTCCACCAGCTGAACCCTGAGATGACAAAGCGGGTCTATGACAAGTTTGTGGCTCAGTTGCAGACATCCATCCGG GAGgaaatctcagaaataaaagaggaagGGAACCTAGAGACCGTTCTGAACTCCCTGGACAAGATCATAGAAGGCGGCGACGCCCACGGAAAGCCAGCCTG GCGACCCAGTGGAATCCCAGAGAAAGACCTGTGCAGTGTCATGGCACCCTACTTCCTGAAGCAGCAGGAGACCCTGTGCCGCCAAGTGCGGAAACAGGAGGCTAAGAACCAGGAACTGGCCGAGGCCGTCCTGGTCGGGCGCAAGCAGGTGgaggagctgcagcagcaggttcaggctctccagcaggcatggcag
- the Slc25a44 gene encoding solute carrier family 25 member 44 isoform X1: MRTDFWRKESGLQRAGQRHKGRGGALVCGWTARLSEGWALLRSSGTMEDKRNIQIIEWEHLDKKKFYVFGVAMTMMIRVSVYPFTLIRTRLQVQKGRSLYHGTFDAFVKILRADGVAGLYRGFLVNTFTLISGQCYVTTYELTRKFVADYSQSNTVKSLVAGGSASLVAQSITVPIDVVSQHLMMQRKGEKMGRFQVRGNLEGQGLIAFGQTKDIIRQILRADGLRGFYRGYVASLLTYIPNSAVWWPFYHFYAG, from the exons ATGAGGACTGACTTCTGGAGGAAGGAATCTGGGCTCCAAAGGGCTGGTCAAAGACACAAGGGCAGAGGGGGTGCTCTGGTCTGTGGATGGACAGCGAGGCTGTCTGAAGGCTGGGCTTTGCTGAG GTCTTCGGGCACAATGGAGGACAAACGAAACATCCAGATCATCGAGTGGGAACACCTGGACAAGAAGAAGTTCTATGTGTTCGGCGTGGCGATGACCATGATGATCCGGGTCAGCGTGTACCCGTTCACCCTCATCCGCACCCGGCTGCAGGTCCAGAAGGGCAGGAGCCTCTACCACGGGACCTTCGATGCCTTTGTCAAGATCCTGCGAGCCGATGGGGTGGCTGGCCTCTACCGGGGGTTCCTGGTCAACACCTTCACGCTCATCTCAGGCCAGTGCTACGTCACCACCTACGAGCTTACCCGGAAGTTTGTAGCTGACTACAGCCAGAGTAACACAGTCAAATCCCTGGTAGCCGGTGGCTCCGCCTCCCTCGTGGCGCAGAGCATCACGGTGCCCATCGATGTTGTCTCCCAGCACCTGATGATGCAGCGCAAGGGTGAGAAGATGGGTCGCTTCCAAGTTCGTGGAAACCTAGAGGGACAAGGGCTCATTGCCTTCGGCCAAACGAAAGACATCATCAGACAGATCCTACGGGCTGACGGGCTTCGAGGCTTCTACCGAGGCTATGTGGCCTCACTGCTAACATACATCCCAAACAGCGCTGTGTGGTGGCCCTTTTATCACTTCTATGCAG GTTGA
- the Slc25a44 gene encoding solute carrier family 25 member 44 isoform X3: protein MEDKRNIQIIEWEHLDKKKFYVFGVAMTMMIRVSVYPFTLIRTRLQVQKGRSLYHGTFDAFVKILRADGVAGLYRGFLVNTFTLISGQCYVTTYELTRKFVADYSQSNTVKSLVAGGSASLVAQSITVPIDVVSQHLMMQRKGEKMGRFQVRGNLEGQGLIAFGQTKDIIRQILRADGLRGFYRGYVASLLTYIPNSAVWWPFYHFYAG from the exons ATGGAGGACAAACGAAACATCCAGATCATCGAGTGGGAACACCTGGACAAGAAGAAGTTCTATGTGTTCGGCGTGGCGATGACCATGATGATCCGGGTCAGCGTGTACCCGTTCACCCTCATCCGCACCCGGCTGCAGGTCCAGAAGGGCAGGAGCCTCTACCACGGGACCTTCGATGCCTTTGTCAAGATCCTGCGAGCCGATGGGGTGGCTGGCCTCTACCGGGGGTTCCTGGTCAACACCTTCACGCTCATCTCAGGCCAGTGCTACGTCACCACCTACGAGCTTACCCGGAAGTTTGTAGCTGACTACAGCCAGAGTAACACAGTCAAATCCCTGGTAGCCGGTGGCTCCGCCTCCCTCGTGGCGCAGAGCATCACGGTGCCCATCGATGTTGTCTCCCAGCACCTGATGATGCAGCGCAAGGGTGAGAAGATGGGTCGCTTCCAAGTTCGTGGAAACCTAGAGGGACAAGGGCTCATTGCCTTCGGCCAAACGAAAGACATCATCAGACAGATCCTACGGGCTGACGGGCTTCGAGGCTTCTACCGAGGCTATGTGGCCTCACTGCTAACATACATCCCAAACAGCGCTGTGTGGTGGCCCTTTTATCACTTCTATGCAG GTTGA
- the Slc25a44 gene encoding solute carrier family 25 member 44 isoform X2, giving the protein MARGMPEDPQLAVQEPERRSSGTMEDKRNIQIIEWEHLDKKKFYVFGVAMTMMIRVSVYPFTLIRTRLQVQKGRSLYHGTFDAFVKILRADGVAGLYRGFLVNTFTLISGQCYVTTYELTRKFVADYSQSNTVKSLVAGGSASLVAQSITVPIDVVSQHLMMQRKGEKMGRFQVRGNLEGQGLIAFGQTKDIIRQILRADGLRGFYRGYVASLLTYIPNSAVWWPFYHFYAG; this is encoded by the exons ATGGCGAGGGGCATGCCCGAGGACCCCCAATTGGCCGTGCAAGAGCCGGAGCGAAG GTCTTCGGGCACAATGGAGGACAAACGAAACATCCAGATCATCGAGTGGGAACACCTGGACAAGAAGAAGTTCTATGTGTTCGGCGTGGCGATGACCATGATGATCCGGGTCAGCGTGTACCCGTTCACCCTCATCCGCACCCGGCTGCAGGTCCAGAAGGGCAGGAGCCTCTACCACGGGACCTTCGATGCCTTTGTCAAGATCCTGCGAGCCGATGGGGTGGCTGGCCTCTACCGGGGGTTCCTGGTCAACACCTTCACGCTCATCTCAGGCCAGTGCTACGTCACCACCTACGAGCTTACCCGGAAGTTTGTAGCTGACTACAGCCAGAGTAACACAGTCAAATCCCTGGTAGCCGGTGGCTCCGCCTCCCTCGTGGCGCAGAGCATCACGGTGCCCATCGATGTTGTCTCCCAGCACCTGATGATGCAGCGCAAGGGTGAGAAGATGGGTCGCTTCCAAGTTCGTGGAAACCTAGAGGGACAAGGGCTCATTGCCTTCGGCCAAACGAAAGACATCATCAGACAGATCCTACGGGCTGACGGGCTTCGAGGCTTCTACCGAGGCTATGTGGCCTCACTGCTAACATACATCCCAAACAGCGCTGTGTGGTGGCCCTTTTATCACTTCTATGCAG GTTGA
- the Slc25a44 gene encoding solute carrier family 25 member 44 isoform X4, with translation MARGMPEDPQLAVQEPERRSSGTMEDKRNIQIIEWEHLDKKKFYVFGVAMTMMIRVSVYPFTLIRTRLQVQKGRSLYHGTFDAFVKILRADGVAGLYRGFLVNTFTLISGQCYVTTYELTRKFVADYSQSNTVKSLVAGGSASLVAQSITVPIDVVSQHLMMQRKGEKMGRFQVRGNLEGQGLIAFGQTKDIIRQILRADGLRGFYRGYVASLLTYIPNSAVWWPFYHFYAERLSYLCPQECPHIVFQAISGPLAAATASILTNPMDVIRTRVQVEGKSSIILTFRQLMAEEGPWGLMKGLSARIISATPSTIVIVVGYESLKKLSLRPELVDSRHW, from the exons ATGGCGAGGGGCATGCCCGAGGACCCCCAATTGGCCGTGCAAGAGCCGGAGCGAAG GTCTTCGGGCACAATGGAGGACAAACGAAACATCCAGATCATCGAGTGGGAACACCTGGACAAGAAGAAGTTCTATGTGTTCGGCGTGGCGATGACCATGATGATCCGGGTCAGCGTGTACCCGTTCACCCTCATCCGCACCCGGCTGCAGGTCCAGAAGGGCAGGAGCCTCTACCACGGGACCTTCGATGCCTTTGTCAAGATCCTGCGAGCCGATGGGGTGGCTGGCCTCTACCGGGGGTTCCTGGTCAACACCTTCACGCTCATCTCAGGCCAGTGCTACGTCACCACCTACGAGCTTACCCGGAAGTTTGTAGCTGACTACAGCCAGAGTAACACAGTCAAATCCCTGGTAGCCGGTGGCTCCGCCTCCCTCGTGGCGCAGAGCATCACGGTGCCCATCGATGTTGTCTCCCAGCACCTGATGATGCAGCGCAAGGGTGAGAAGATGGGTCGCTTCCAAGTTCGTGGAAACCTAGAGGGACAAGGGCTCATTGCCTTCGGCCAAACGAAAGACATCATCAGACAGATCCTACGGGCTGACGGGCTTCGAGGCTTCTACCGAGGCTATGTGGCCTCACTGCTAACATACATCCCAAACAGCGCTGTGTGGTGGCCCTTTTATCACTTCTATGCAG AGCGGCTGTCGTACCTGTGTCCTCAAGAGTGTCCTCACATTGTCTTTCAAGCCATCTCTGGGCCCCTGGCTGCAGCCACGGCCTCCATCCTCACCAATCCCATGGATGTCATCAGAACCCGTGTGCAG GTTGAAGGCAAGAGCTCCATCATCCTGACCTTCAGACAGCTGATGGCAGAGGAGGGACCGTGGGGCCTCATGAAGGGCCTCTCAGCCCGAATCATCTCAGCCACACCCTCCACCATCGTCATCGTGGTGGGCTACGAGAGCCTCAAGAAGCTCAGCCTCCGACCCGAGCTGGTGGACTCAAGACACTGGTAG